One window of Oscillibacter hominis genomic DNA carries:
- a CDS encoding sigma-70 family RNA polymerase sigma factor → MYKRNEKANPPFERLTDEELCALVAAGSREAEEILVTRYNRLVRTCARPYFLIGGDSEDLTQEGMVGLIKAVREYDGTKEASFRTFAEICIRNRLYSVLRAATRDKHSPLNQSVPLDTPFFESNSYTAATRNMAQRNPEEYIIDREHAESVLSGVRKQLSEFETKILGFYLDGLSCREIAETVGKSPKSVDNAVQRVRRKVAQYSGEISKS, encoded by the coding sequence ACAGATGAAGAGCTTTGCGCTCTGGTTGCCGCAGGCAGCCGGGAGGCGGAGGAAATCTTGGTGACAAGGTACAACCGTCTGGTGCGCACATGTGCCCGCCCTTATTTTCTGATCGGTGGGGACAGTGAGGACTTAACCCAGGAGGGAATGGTAGGTCTCATTAAGGCAGTCCGGGAATATGATGGTACCAAAGAGGCGTCTTTCCGGACTTTCGCAGAAATCTGTATACGAAATCGGCTGTATTCTGTTTTGCGCGCTGCAACAAGAGACAAACACTCCCCCCTGAATCAGTCGGTTCCATTGGATACACCCTTCTTTGAGAGTAATTCCTACACCGCGGCTACCCGGAATATGGCACAGCGCAATCCTGAAGAGTATATTATCGACAGGGAACACGCAGAAAGCGTATTGTCCGGCGTCCGAAAGCAGTTGTCCGAGTTCGAAACGAAGATTTTAGGGTTTTATTTAGATGGTCTTTCGTGTCGGGAGATTGCCGAAACAGTAGGCAAATCCCCAAAATCTGTGGACAACGCTGTGCAGCGCGTCCGGCGCAAGGTTGCGCAATATTCCGGCGAGATCAGCAAAAGCTGA
- a CDS encoding zinc-ribbon domain containing protein, translated as MYEDKTLVCKECGQEFVFTAGEQEFYAERGFQNEPQRCKSCRDARKNAARGPREYFTAVCAACGGEARVPFEPKSDRPVYCSECFAKMREQNA; from the coding sequence ATGTACGAAGACAAGACTTTAGTGTGCAAAGAGTGTGGCCAGGAGTTCGTGTTCACCGCTGGTGAGCAGGAGTTCTATGCAGAGAGAGGCTTCCAGAACGAGCCCCAGCGCTGCAAGTCCTGCCGCGATGCCCGCAAGAACGCTGCCCGTGGTCCCCGTGAGTATTTCACCGCTGTTTGCGCAGCTTGCGGCGGCGAGGCCAGAGTTCCTTTCGAGCCCAAGTCTGACCGTCCTGTTTACTGCAGCGAGTGCTTCGCCAAGATGCGCGAGCAGAACGCCTAA
- a CDS encoding DUF1858 domain-containing protein: MVEITKDTIIGDILDVAPQTAPIFLSIGMHCLGCPSSRGETVEEACMVHGIDVDKLLALVNEEANKAAE; this comes from the coding sequence ATGGTTGAAATTACGAAAGACACCATCATTGGTGATATTTTGGATGTAGCACCCCAAACCGCACCCATCTTCCTGTCCATCGGCATGCACTGCCTGGGCTGCCCCTCTTCCCGGGGCGAGACGGTGGAGGAGGCCTGCATGGTTCACGGAATCGATGTGGACAAGCTGCTGGCCCTGGTCAATGAGGAAGCCAACAAGGCCGCTGAATAA
- the thpR gene encoding RNA 2',3'-cyclic phosphodiesterase, which produces MRLFVALQLPNPVRASLLAAICRMKELGRGNFTRPENLHVTLIFIGETENEEAARQALSLVQGEAFPLSISGLGTFGDLYWAGVEPSPALLNLQRQVAQSFQAAGFQLEHRPYRPHLTLCRQFRPYGVFQADRIAVHPPTCFIERISLMESLRQDGRLRYREVAGQHLT; this is translated from the coding sequence ATGCGGTTGTTTGTAGCTCTTCAGCTTCCAAATCCAGTGAGGGCCTCCCTGCTCGCCGCCATCTGCCGGATGAAAGAGCTGGGCCGGGGCAATTTTACCCGGCCGGAAAACCTTCATGTCACGTTGATTTTCATTGGGGAAACCGAGAATGAGGAGGCGGCCCGTCAGGCGCTTTCCCTGGTACAAGGCGAGGCCTTTCCCCTTTCGATCAGCGGGCTTGGAACCTTTGGCGATCTCTATTGGGCTGGAGTGGAACCCTCCCCTGCCCTGCTGAACTTACAGCGCCAAGTGGCACAGTCGTTCCAAGCAGCCGGATTCCAACTGGAACACAGGCCCTATCGTCCCCACCTGACGCTCTGCCGCCAGTTCCGGCCCTATGGGGTATTCCAGGCCGACAGGATCGCAGTGCATCCGCCCACCTGTTTCATCGAGCGGATCAGCCTGATGGAATCCCTGCGCCAGGACGGCAGGCTCCGCTATCGTGAAGTGGCCGGCCAGCACCTCACCTGA
- a CDS encoding class I SAM-dependent methyltransferase — MQRRLELQPRLQAIADWVRPGARIADVGTDHGYLPVWLLQTGVVEYAIASDINESPLEHARRTSREYGQQMEFRLCNGLDGISPQEADTVVIAGMGGENIASILERAPWTREGHMLLLQPMSKPEYLRGFLAGHGYRVTRERLVRDKGVLYPILEAKGGSMATPSPGRLHGGIALASDPLEGEYLSSLIGKLSRAAQGLRQAKDGRERAVELDGIVQELEKMRKEWENANCSAD, encoded by the coding sequence ATGCAGCGCAGATTGGAGCTTCAGCCCAGGCTTCAGGCCATCGCAGATTGGGTGCGTCCCGGCGCAAGGATCGCTGATGTTGGCACGGATCACGGCTATCTGCCGGTTTGGCTCTTGCAAACCGGTGTCGTGGAATATGCCATTGCCAGCGATATCAATGAGTCCCCTCTGGAGCACGCCCGCCGCACATCCCGGGAGTACGGCCAGCAGATGGAGTTTCGCCTGTGCAACGGTCTGGACGGGATTTCTCCCCAGGAGGCGGACACCGTGGTCATCGCCGGGATGGGCGGGGAAAACATCGCCTCCATCCTGGAGCGGGCACCCTGGACCAGGGAGGGACATATGCTGCTGCTCCAGCCCATGTCCAAGCCGGAATACCTGCGAGGCTTCCTGGCCGGCCACGGCTACCGGGTGACCCGGGAGCGGCTGGTGCGGGATAAAGGTGTTTTGTACCCCATCCTGGAAGCCAAAGGCGGCAGCATGGCGACGCCTTCTCCCGGCAGGCTCCACGGTGGGATCGCCCTTGCGTCGGACCCGCTGGAAGGGGAGTACCTGAGCAGCTTAATTGGGAAGCTCAGCCGTGCGGCACAGGGTCTCCGGCAGGCAAAAGACGGCCGGGAGAGGGCTGTTGAACTGGATGGGATTGTCCAGGAGCTTGAGAAGATGAGAAAGGAGTGGGAGAATGCCAACTGTTCGGCAGATTGA
- a CDS encoding Nif3-like dinuclear metal center hexameric protein, translated as MPTVRQIETKLFEFAPLDLKMDWDNAGLLVGDPDQPVEKVLVALDITREVAREASQTGAQLIVAHHPLINCKWLPVQTVRSDTPQGGLLIALLRGGISAICMHTNLDAAAGGVNDALAAALRVNDPGPLTQKGIGRVGTLSRPVPLEQFVAEVSQSLHCNGLRYADGGRIVHRVAVGGGACGDFVDQAVAAGCDTFVTSDLGYHEFLDARPKGINLIDAGHFPTEHVVCPVIINTLKQAFPELEIALSASHREVIQYYV; from the coding sequence ATGCCAACTGTTCGGCAGATTGAAACAAAGCTGTTTGAATTTGCACCGCTGGACTTGAAAATGGACTGGGACAATGCGGGGCTTCTGGTAGGCGATCCGGACCAGCCGGTGGAAAAGGTTCTGGTGGCCCTTGACATTACCCGGGAAGTGGCAAGGGAAGCGTCGCAGACCGGCGCCCAGCTCATTGTGGCCCATCATCCGCTCATCAACTGCAAATGGCTGCCAGTGCAGACGGTGCGCAGCGACACGCCTCAGGGCGGATTGCTGATCGCGCTGCTCAGAGGCGGTATTTCCGCCATCTGTATGCATACCAATCTGGATGCGGCGGCAGGCGGCGTCAATGACGCGCTGGCGGCCGCACTGCGGGTGAATGACCCTGGGCCGTTGACCCAGAAGGGCATTGGGCGCGTGGGCACGCTGAGCAGGCCTGTGCCCCTTGAACAGTTTGTGGCAGAGGTTTCCCAAAGCCTTCACTGCAACGGCCTGCGCTATGCGGACGGCGGAAGGATCGTCCACCGTGTGGCGGTGGGCGGCGGAGCCTGCGGCGATTTTGTGGATCAGGCCGTGGCGGCCGGCTGCGACACCTTCGTCACCTCCGATCTCGGTTATCATGAATTTTTGGATGCCAGACCAAAGGGCATCAATTTGATTGACGCTGGACATTTTCCCACGGAGCATGTGGTCTGCCCGGTGATCATCAATACTTTAAAACAGGCGTTCCCGGAACTGGAGATCGCCTTGTCCGCTTCCCATCGGGAAGTGATTCAGTACTATGTATAA
- a CDS encoding YebC/PmpR family DNA-binding transcriptional regulator, which translates to MSGHSKWHNIQKTKGAADAKRSQAFTKIARELIVAVKEGGSGDPNNNSRLATVIAKAKAVNMPNDNIKRTIDKALGAGNTDNYENVTYEGYGPNGVAVIVEALTDNRQRTAPEVRHYFDKFGGNLGAVGCVSWSFDRKGVIVIDNSEGELDEDTVMMDALEAGAADFEADGEALEITTDPDAFNDVVKALEAKGYSFVNADIEMVPQNYVTLESEDDVKNMEKLIDFLEENDDVQNVWHNWQQD; encoded by the coding sequence ATGTCCGGACATTCGAAATGGCACAATATCCAAAAGACCAAGGGAGCGGCGGACGCCAAGCGCTCCCAGGCCTTTACCAAGATCGCCCGTGAACTCATCGTTGCGGTGAAGGAGGGCGGCAGCGGCGACCCCAACAACAACTCCCGGCTGGCCACCGTCATTGCCAAGGCCAAGGCAGTGAACATGCCCAATGACAACATTAAGCGCACCATTGACAAGGCGCTGGGCGCCGGCAATACGGACAACTACGAAAACGTGACCTATGAGGGCTACGGCCCCAACGGCGTGGCCGTGATCGTGGAGGCGCTGACCGACAACCGCCAGCGCACGGCTCCGGAGGTCCGCCACTACTTTGATAAGTTCGGCGGCAACCTGGGCGCTGTGGGCTGCGTCTCCTGGTCCTTTGACCGCAAGGGCGTCATTGTCATCGACAACTCCGAAGGGGAGTTGGACGAGGACACCGTGATGATGGACGCCCTGGAGGCCGGCGCCGCTGACTTTGAAGCGGACGGCGAGGCCCTGGAGATCACCACCGATCCCGACGCCTTCAACGACGTGGTCAAGGCGCTGGAAGCCAAGGGCTACAGCTTTGTCAACGCGGACATCGAGATGGTGCCCCAGAACTACGTGACCCTTGAGAGCGAGGATGATGTGAAAAACATGGAAAAGCTCATCGACTTCCTGGAGGAGAACGACGACGTGCAGAACGTCTGGCACAACTGGCAGCAGGACTGA